A segment of the Elaeis guineensis isolate ETL-2024a chromosome 6, EG11, whole genome shotgun sequence genome:
CTTGGTAAATGTCTGACATTCTATAGGTAGAAATGGCATACATCTTCTAGGTCTATTTATTCACAAACCTGAGCAAGCTCAAGCAACATTGTCAGTTTATTCAGGCAAAGAGAATTTGGAAGACACCTATACCTCCCAAAATCCTAATCttctggatagatactataagaAGATTCTCACCTAGGAACATCTGGCCAAAGAGTTATGCCCAGCTCCCCTTTATTGCCAACTTTGCTTGAGATCTCAGGTAACTATGGGCCACGTGCTGATCTGTTGCTCCTCTCATTCCGTTTGGGATTTTTTTGAAGACAAGATCAGAATCAAAGGCTGGGTGCATTCCCTTGATTGCTTTTGGGAATCCTGGACTACTAAGAAAATTCATCCTCACTGGCTATGTGGTAAGGAAGCCTTTCCCTTCTTCTCCAACAAAGCCAGTGCAAGGGAAGACCTAATACGTATGATACATGAACTTTTTTTTGGGTTGGACTTTGTATGCCCCTAACAAACTTGCCAAGTCCATTGCCTGTATCTCTTCTCTCCCCATCCCAACTCAACTTCCTCTGgctcttttcttttcctctcccAGTATTCTTGTACTTCTTTCATTTTCTTGATGAATGTTGGGTGGGGTTTTCCCTCCCTTTCTAtctgtgagagagagagatggatacAACCAGCTGCTTTACTTCATTGACCCTGGAAGGAAGGTCTAATTTCAGGTTTGATTACCCTTAAGGTCATCTTTTGAAGTGTTACAagaatttgattaatatattatTGGAATTATTCATCAATACTAACAAATGTGTAAAATTCATATCATGTTTAAATACCCAATTAAGCATGTCTTAAAACTTACTTGACCCTCAATTTTTAAGTATTCAGATTGATAAAAAGTTCTAAAAGAGAAAAAAGTGCCTTGCATGTGCACTTCCAAGCGATTGGCATCCTTAAGCATTTATCGACATGAAGACTTTAGATGTGGAACTACCGGTTGTCTCTTATGTCATGTCATGGATGGCACTCTGTGCTCTAATTAGAATAACACTTACAGGACAAAAAGCTAATATGTTTCACTTTTATGTTGTGGTCTTGTATGGAAATTTTCAGTTTGAACTTATTTTTGTTTATGTGATCATCAGTCAGTTTGTTTAAGTTCTCATATCTACTACGTGGTCAACCATATAGCTCATGATACTACGAGCAATTTTAATTATGATGTAACCTGCCAAAATATATATGTTCTTGTTTAATTGTTTTTGCAATACACTGTAATTAATTTATGGATTTAGATCCGGGTATGGAAAATGTAAATTTGCGCCTATAGTAATTTCCAATAAAATATTTATACTCATTATGCGATCTGTTTCTAATATTTGAACTCAATCAATATGATGTTTGAAGAAAATACATATTTGATGCAACAATCTTAATTCAGCATTGTGGCAAAATAATGATATTGGATCAAATTGTAATTCTTAACTTGCCATAATGATGTAACTGATTAATATGTCCTGTTATTCAGATTGCAGAAGCAGGAGTTGGCATCATTAGCTCAATCGGCTCAGGATGTGTTGAGAGCAGTAAAGGAGTCTGCCATAACAGAACTTAGCAGTTATGGAAAACCTGCTCCAGAAGTCAAAGCGAGTCAACCATCAAAACCAcaagttgaaagaaaaaaaattgttatATCTATTCAGGGCAAGAATGGACAAAAGCAGTTTCGCGTATATTCAGTACTACTTTCAACACAGTTCTATGTTAACTTTAGTTCTCCATTTTTATCTAGAGTTTGTATATTTTAAGGACTCATTATATATTCTCAAGCTTGATAGAGGGGCCCAGATTTTATCACATGTGCATTAGACTTGTTTACATTCTCTTGATTATATTGAAAGAAAGAGATCTCATGCTATTAGAAGCAATATCTAGTGATATTGTTGGTAATTAAGGACAACTTAGTAGGATGTATGCTGATGGATCTTCATGCTGGGTCCTAGTTCTGGTCTCATTGAACTCAAATTTTTTGGTAGTAGCTGATAAATTTTATGTACTTCAGCTATGCTACAGCTGTTTTTTTTTCCTTAACTGTGCTTTAGTGTCATAGTATACTGCGAGACTACAGCTTGTGTATATGTTGATGTTAGACCAATTGGAGGCCCTGCTTGTATATGATGACGGACCTTAAGTTATTATATTCTAGAGTTTGATTGGAAGTTACTACTTGCTGTTCAAAGTCAGAAGTCAAGACAGAAATGAGTGATTTTTGTGGATTAAGGAAATAGGGAAGCTTTCTAAGTATGCCCTATTGTTTTGAAATGGAATTAGGTAGATTTCTCTAGAAGCTTCAGGGCTTTTAGAGAGGGTTTTTGGGGTTGATACAATGTTGCATTTTGAGTAACAGTAAAGATTTCTGCAAATCTTGATGCTATACTTCTACTTTAATATATCTAGTTAGTAAGGAGTGTTGAACACTGAGGAAAAAACCTCTCTAGAATTCTTATGGAATCAGAAATAAAAGAGTTGGGTCAAAAAATTGATCAGTCTTGATATCTGCATCAATCTAATCTGTGGTGCAATAAATCGATACTGAAAGAGAAAGGCATTATGGAATCATAATGAAGTGAGAAGAATAgtgagaaagaagaaaggaaaggagtTACTAGGGAGAAGAGGGAATAGCTGAACCTAAACATTTGTGTTTTCCTTGATCAAATTCCAATGTGTTGTCATTATTAGTTACATCTTTGGACTgctgacattttttttttctcgttcCATACCTTTTTTTCTCTGGTTCATCTTGGTTACATCTATTTATGCTCTAACACTTATTACATTAATTTTATATGGTGTATGACCTGCTGATGTTACATAATTGGGACATCAAACCTTCTATCTATCACAATTATTTTTAGCATTGGTTACAAAATTAGGTTCATGGTTCAGAAAATATTGTAGACCAATGACTTATGACCATGCTGGACTTCTATCTTGGTTGGCTGtcctaaaattaatattaaaatgcaAATCCATGTTTCTGGAATCAGAAACTTCTATGTGTATATAAGTTGAGATTgctttttttatcattattactTTTCATCTTGAACATGGTGTTGTTCACCAAACTTTCTAATCCATCTTCCTAGTTTGTTGTTTAACTGAATATTAATTAAACCATTGACATCAAACCATAATGCTTTTTCTTGTATTCTCAGTAAATGTTCTTGTTGCTTTAGGCATTCATGCTTGTTCCTATAAGGTTTGTCCATAGTTGATATTTCATGCTTCCTGTTATTACAATCGTCATATcttgatgaaaatatttgatatttCAGTCATAACTTATTTTCTCATTGTGTATGTCTGCTTGTGTGGAGGCAGGGTATAGTTGTGCTGTGTGTGTAGGTGGGATGAAGTTGGGCGTACCATTTCATTTGTCCCATCCCTCTTTTTAACAGTTGAGCAAATCTGCACATATATCTCAAGAATATTTGTGGAGAGCTAAGCTACACGAGCAAACAATTGGCCAAATACTCCGACAAATCTTTAATCCCATGAATGGAAGTTCTGCCTGTAAAGGGCTTACCAACAAGCACGTGGCCTTTTACCCCAGACATGAATTACTTCGGCTCTGATTGTGCTTGTCATGGATTGGCAAAATTGTATAGTTGTGTCAATTATTTGTTGCATAACTGAGAAAATTGTATGTTTCTTTCTCTTCGTGCATGGTATTGTGTTGTTTTTTCCATGTTCATGTTAAGTTGGATTCCTTGTTGTCTTTGATCTTCATGCTTTAGAGCTTCAATTGTTTGTTCAGTGACTTGATGCTTTTTTATTCCCATAAAGCTGATAAATTTACATTAAATAAATTACTTTTTATTATAGGATGACAAGTTTGAGAGGCTCTTTAAGATGTATGCTGAGAAGGCTCAGCTTAAGCTTGAAAACTTGGTATTTTGTTTTGATGGGGATAAAGTCAGTCCGGCTGAAACACCAGAAGGCCTTGGCTTGGAGAATGATGACATGCTCGAAGTTCATGTGAAGTCACATTAGAGTTTTAAAATTTGCCTGTAACAATTTATTTCCCTGTTTTGCAATGTAGATGTCATGCTAACgtggaaaatttttgtgattgCAGTCCACCTAATTTAGTGTTGAATTTTTGGGTTTATGTCCTCTTTCTTTACTTTGGGCACAATATCTTCTGTATATGAATGATGATGATAGAAAGAAAAATTGGAACAGTATTTATTGACATGGCAGTTAATATTTTCAGTTTTGGGAAGCAACAAAAAGGTATATTAGTCTCTTTTTTTGATGTGTGGTGCTTGACATTGCAACAAcatattcatatttctttagttttttgTTCTTTGTTTTGAGTTTACTTGTGACTGGTCTGAAGTAATCCATTTGTGATAAAAGAAAGCCGTATGGAGTATTATGCTAGTCCATCACAACGATGTACATAATAATTGGACCTTTCCAGAGTGAACATAATCCTTGTTCAGTTTCTGACATGGAAGCCCTTCAAGTTAAGGTCGAAACAGATTTCAAGCTTCCGGTACAAATGTTTTGTGTGAGTGAACAGAGACTCACTGGAGATGTTGTTATTAATTGTTTTCACAGCTGCTTTGTGTTCATCAGTTAATTGTTAGCAACATGAGGGTACATAAATGTGGTCTAGCATGCAATCTCTCTCACAGctgtagggatggcaatggataaGATTTGGAACGGGTATTGTACTATCCATCTTCAAATTCGAACTTAATATTCATACTTAAATTCTATTCGATATtcaatcggataagaaaagagatatccatccTCATACTCAATGGATTCGAGGATATCCACAGGTAACTCATTTTTCTATATCCATTTTATATCTGTCTTCTGTCTAtctcatatccaaaaaaaattaaataatcaaaataattttatacatattatcaattaaaataaaattattaattcaacgtagaacataatttataagttcagatttatagaaatcaaacatagaaataaaattataatttaatataaaatatataaataatcaaaataattttataaatattatcaatcaaaagagAATTActaaaatagaattataaacatatatattcggatatgggttcggatattatcTATATTCGTAGGTTCGGATCGGATTCGAATTTAGATAGAAAATAACACTATCGATATTTTATCCATATTCGTGCTATAGTTTTTTTCAGGTTTTATCCAAATTCGATCAAATCCTATTTTTcggatttgatcggatttggataGGATGCATACCCATCGGATCGGATCGATTTTGTCATCTCTACACAGTTGCTGTGTTCATCAGTTAATTGTTAGCAACATAACGGTATATAAATGTGGTCAAGCATGTAATCTGCTGTGCGGAGAAACATCAGTTTAATTGAAGCTATCTGTAAGCTGTGTTTTAAGTGAGCTTTTATATTAGTTCGTTCTGGAAAATGTGGTTCCAGATTCAGGCTTTTTTCACAATGCAAGGGAGATTTCTCAACATCTTGTGCTTGGGCATCAAACGACCTTCACCTATCACTGTTTACAAAGAATTTTGAGCACAACGCCCCTTGGTTTTACATTGAAATCTGAGCAGTACCTGGGTGATTTTATAACGTTGAGTCCCCTGGCAAATACAGGGTTATGTGGTTCGGTCCAACTGGGCAAGCAGGGTGCGTTTTAACATGAAGATTCTGTTTCAACATATGGAAATTCTTAATTCAGAGAGGACAGATTAACAATGGCTCCGCACAACGCGG
Coding sequences within it:
- the LOC105047080 gene encoding uncharacterized protein, with the translated sequence MDEPGEELEPLFDYSRVQPADFPYFDDDDFDSLPTFPGMKRKKAADRTDGKVKESRKDVVVLDDEEKGGKERKEEDWLPPSPQRIPSSGLALQEDKTLRELRLQKQELASLAQSAQDVLRAVKESAITELSSYGKPAPEVKASQPSKPQVERKKIVISIQGKNGQKQFRVYSDDKFERLFKMYAEKAQLKLENLVFCFDGDKVSPAETPEGLGLENDDMLEVHVKSH